From a region of the Primulina eburnea isolate SZY01 chromosome 7, ASM2296580v1, whole genome shotgun sequence genome:
- the LOC140837465 gene encoding uncharacterized protein, with product MQSKISRPVIPWEIDTTVDVIIKDGEILKIPLPTSGRSDSILWRYEAKGQYIVRDGCRLQRGLFSPPEHQVTYSLNSWWAFIWSLSIPPKSRLFWWSISHDCIPTNQNLMRHHVPVSGSCILCNSSMDSTFHSLIFCLAIKHLWRNNTFEHVVRMARHTNTLEICLWLKENQPKAVFEEMAIHAWAIWKEKQSFLHGDRRKSMADIITWSAAMIEDFRKARLKEGITCPVERRNKEGSWEPPRPSALKLNVDASVNEERHMYSVGGVVRDSQGRLLLAFGKQINQPITVVHRELLAIREGIKLLYEKGLRRLEVDAAVNETNDNYSIGGVVRDHDGHILIAFGRLISKPLSVVHGELMAIREGLRVIQERDLQIHDITTDSLLAVQAVTNPAEDLSYTGAIAMDIQRLLDGQNRITLSHVRRSTNVVAHNLASLAISSQSPFVWGPGNFPSWLVDLVMEDLISS from the exons ATGCAATCCAAGATCAGTAGACCAGTGATTCCGTGGGAGATTGACACTACCGTGGATGTGATAATAAAGGATG GGGAGATACTCAAGATCCCATTACCAACATCAGGGAGGAGTGACTCTATACTTTGGCGGTATGAGGCCAAGGGACAGTACATAGTGCGGGATGGCTGCCGACTACAGCGGGGATTGTTCTCTCCCCCTGAACATCAGGTGACATATTCCCTGAACTCTTGGTGGGCTTTCATATGGAGTCTTTCTATTCCGCCGAAGAGTCGCCTGTTTTGGTGGAGTATTTCTCATGATTGTATCCCTACGAACCAGAATCTAATGCGGCATCACGTACCGGTGAGTGGGTCTTGCATTCTATGTAACTCATCTATGGATTCCACTTTTCATAGCTTAATCTTCTGTCTTGCCATTAAACATCTTTGGAGAAACAATACATTTGAGCATGTTGTAAGAATGgcgagacataccaatactttAGAAATTTGCTTGTGGTTGAAAGAGAATCAACCTAAAGCTGTGTTTGAGGAAATGGCAATTCATGCGTGGGCCATTTGGAAGGAAAAACAGAGTTTCTTGCATGGGGATAGAAGGAAATCGATGGCTGACATTATTACTTGGAGTGCTGCCATGATAGAAGATTTTAGAAAAGCTCGTTTGAAGGAAGGGATAACCTGCCCCGTCGAGAGGAGAAACAAGGAAGGGTCTTGGGAGCCTCCTAGACCTAGTGCTCTCAAACTCAATGTTGATGCATCAGTGAACGAGGAAAGGCACATGTATAGTGTTGGGGGAGTAGTACGAGATTCTCAAGGCCGGTTGTTGTTAGCCTTTGGAAAACAAATAAATCAACCGATTACTGTAGTTCACAGGGAACTTCTGGCCATCCGAGAGGGTATCAAGCTCTTATACGAGAAAG GGCTACGGCGATTGGAAGTGGATGCTGCGGTTAATGAGACTAATGACAATTACTCAATCGGTGGAGTGGTGCGAGATCATGACGGCCACATATTGATAGCCTTCGGGAGATTAATATCCAAGCCCTTATCGGTGGTCCATGGGGAATTGATGGCTATTCGCGAAGGATTACGGGTGATACAAGAACGAGATTTGCAGATACATGATATCACAACGGATTCTCTGCTGGCGGTGCAAGCAGTCACCAACCCAGCTGAGGATCTTAGTTATACAGGTGCAATAGCAATGGATATCCAGAGATTATTGGATGGACAAAATAGAATCACTTTGAGCCATGTTCGTCGATCGACGAATGTTGTTGCACACAACCTTGCCTCTTTAGCTATTTCTTCTCAATCCCCTTTTGTGTGGGGTCCTGGGAATTTTCCTTCTTGGTTGGTGGATCTTGTAATGGAGGATCTTATTTCTTCATAA